The Epilithonimonas zeae genome contains a region encoding:
- a CDS encoding SDR family oxidoreductase, whose product MSKKIVLITGTNSGFGWLTAKSVAALGHQVYATMRDTNGKNSDKAKALSEIENITVLDVALTDENSVQNAIDTIIAKEGTIDVLVNNAGFSRNGVAESFTTADVQEIFDINVIAPWRLMKLVLPFMRKQSEGLIINITSGFGTVSFPFATMYSASKFGLEGISEGLHYEVRPLGIDVAILQPGAFPTEMSQKFNPGSDASVNDAYQAIADYPNKMGAAIGKAFETLNPNPQDVADAVVNLISLPKGQRPIRTNVDPFTGQYLQAANDAVQVQYEKALTAFGMGDLLK is encoded by the coding sequence ATGAGCAAAAAAATAGTATTAATTACAGGAACAAATAGCGGATTTGGATGGCTTACCGCAAAAAGCGTTGCAGCCTTGGGACACCAGGTTTACGCAACAATGAGAGATACAAATGGTAAAAATTCAGATAAAGCAAAAGCTCTTTCAGAGATAGAAAACATCACGGTTCTGGATGTTGCACTTACGGACGAAAATAGTGTGCAGAACGCCATAGATACCATTATCGCAAAAGAAGGAACAATAGATGTTTTGGTAAACAATGCGGGTTTTAGCAGAAACGGTGTGGCCGAAAGTTTTACCACCGCCGATGTGCAGGAAATATTTGATATCAATGTCATCGCACCTTGGCGATTGATGAAATTGGTGTTGCCATTTATGCGTAAACAATCCGAAGGTCTCATCATCAATATCACCAGCGGATTTGGTACAGTTTCATTTCCTTTTGCCACAATGTACAGTGCTTCAAAATTTGGTTTGGAAGGCATCAGTGAAGGTTTGCATTACGAAGTAAGACCTTTGGGTATTGACGTTGCCATCCTGCAGCCGGGTGCTTTCCCGACAGAGATGTCACAAAAATTCAACCCTGGTTCCGATGCTTCGGTTAACGATGCTTATCAAGCGATAGCAGATTATCCTAATAAAATGGGGGCTGCTATTGGTAAGGCATTCGAAACCTTAAATCCTAATCCGCAAGATGTTGCAGACGCTGTGGTAAATTTAATCAGCTTACCCAAAGGTCAGCGCCCGATAAGAACCAATGTTGACCCTTTCACAGGGCAATACCTCCAAGCTGCAAATGATGCCGTTCAAGTGCAATATGAGAAAGCGTTAACCGCCTTTGGAATGGGAGATTTGTTGAAGTAA
- a CDS encoding SDR family oxidoreductase: protein MKKETKNWTASNIPQRKDGLAVITGSTEGIGYEDALALSSAGWNVIVMGRNAEKGADAISKIQQINPKAKVSFEKIDLANLSSIKSFASRMIERGEAIDLLINNAGVMTPPNRLETADGFELQFGTNHIGHFALTAQLLLLLRKAQDARVVTVSSIANRDGQINFDDLQSTTSYVPGKAYSQAKIANLMFALELQRQSEKHGWGITSIAAHPGVSRTNLLINGAGKWSTPGIMRRFFPFLFQPQSQGALPTLFAATSPEAQGGLYYGPNKMSETRGFPSIAKIPEQANDKEVAQRLWDVSQKLAKVEFSISI, encoded by the coding sequence ATGAAAAAAGAAACTAAAAATTGGACAGCTTCAAATATTCCTCAAAGAAAAGATGGTTTAGCCGTAATCACAGGTAGTACAGAAGGTATTGGTTACGAAGATGCACTGGCATTATCTTCTGCGGGCTGGAACGTGATTGTAATGGGACGAAACGCTGAAAAAGGAGCTGATGCAATTTCTAAAATCCAACAAATTAATCCCAAGGCAAAAGTGAGTTTTGAAAAAATAGACCTTGCCAACTTATCTTCAATCAAATCCTTTGCTTCGAGAATGATTGAAAGAGGCGAAGCCATTGACTTATTGATAAACAATGCGGGCGTAATGACACCACCAAATAGGCTGGAAACTGCCGATGGTTTTGAGTTACAATTCGGTACCAATCATATTGGTCATTTTGCATTGACAGCCCAATTGCTTCTTTTGCTGCGTAAAGCGCAAGATGCTCGTGTGGTCACGGTTTCAAGCATAGCCAATCGTGATGGGCAAATTAATTTTGATGATCTTCAATCAACAACTTCGTACGTTCCAGGGAAAGCATACAGCCAGGCAAAAATTGCGAATTTAATGTTTGCCTTAGAACTTCAGCGACAAAGTGAAAAGCACGGTTGGGGCATTACAAGTATTGCTGCTCATCCGGGTGTTTCCCGAACCAATCTATTGATAAATGGTGCTGGCAAATGGAGTACTCCGGGAATTATGCGAAGATTTTTCCCGTTTTTATTTCAGCCACAATCACAAGGAGCATTACCCACTTTATTTGCAGCCACTTCGCCGGAAGCTCAAGGCGGATTGTATTATGGACCTAACAAAATGAGTGAAACCCGTGGTTTTCCATCTATCGCAAAAATCCCTGAACAAGCAAATGATAAAGAAGTTGCTCAAAGATTATGGGATGTATCGCAGAAGTTAGCTAAGGTTGAGTTTAGTATTTCGATATAA
- a CDS encoding thioredoxin family protein — protein MKTIFTAIMLALFSVLSNAQTRFEQAKKTASENSELILLNFSGSDWCIPCIKLHKNIIETETFKQLLADHILEYVNADFPRSKKNQPSAEIKKENELLADQYNPKGIFPYTILLNSEGKLLKTWEGLPSEDAIAFSNKIRSFYQKK, from the coding sequence ATGAAAACAATATTTACAGCCATAATGTTGGCTTTATTCTCTGTCCTTTCTAATGCACAGACACGTTTTGAACAAGCAAAGAAAACAGCTTCAGAAAACAGCGAACTTATTCTACTCAATTTTTCCGGATCAGACTGGTGCATTCCGTGCATTAAACTTCATAAAAACATTATCGAAACGGAAACTTTCAAGCAATTATTGGCCGACCATATTTTAGAATATGTCAATGCAGATTTCCCAAGAAGTAAGAAAAATCAACCTTCCGCAGAAATCAAAAAAGAGAATGAACTTTTGGCAGATCAATACAATCCAAAAGGTATTTTCCCTTATACAATACTATTAAATTCTGAAGGTAAATTGCTAAAAACCTGGGAAGGACTGCCATCGGAAGACGCAATTGCTTTCAGTAATAAGATCCGAAGTTTTTATCAGAAAAAATAA
- a CDS encoding carbohydrate kinase family protein has protein sequence MFLNKKINVVSFGEVLFDVFGEEKKIGGAPLNLALRTASFGFPVAMISAVGNDQDGKVICDYARENLLDTSGIITTQGYDTGIVQVTLNERGSATYEIKFPSAWDFIETNENTQNIVKNADVFFYGSLICRNDVSRSTLYTLLDSNTTMFKVFDVNLRKPFYNIQLLEELMKKADFIKFNDEEILEIASGIGFESTDLESNIKFISEKTNTKAICVTLGKHGSLLLWNGKMYQHGGYPVKVADTVGAGDSFLASLISKLLSDNDPDEALNFASAVGALVASYSGANPNLENEEIESFMKERAL, from the coding sequence ATGTTTCTTAATAAAAAAATAAATGTGGTCAGTTTCGGAGAGGTGCTCTTCGATGTGTTTGGAGAAGAAAAGAAAATCGGCGGTGCTCCGCTTAATCTGGCACTCAGAACGGCATCTTTCGGATTTCCGGTGGCGATGATAAGTGCCGTTGGCAATGATCAGGACGGAAAGGTAATTTGTGACTACGCCAGGGAAAATCTGCTTGATACCAGCGGAATCATTACAACCCAGGGTTATGATACAGGTATTGTCCAGGTAACATTGAATGAGCGTGGTTCCGCAACTTATGAAATTAAATTTCCATCTGCCTGGGATTTTATTGAAACCAATGAAAATACTCAAAATATCGTGAAAAATGCCGATGTCTTTTTTTACGGAAGTTTGATTTGCAGGAATGATGTTTCAAGAAGTACGCTGTACACTTTGCTGGATTCTAACACGACAATGTTCAAAGTTTTTGATGTGAATTTAAGGAAACCCTTCTACAATATTCAACTTTTGGAAGAACTTATGAAAAAAGCAGACTTTATCAAATTTAATGATGAGGAAATATTGGAAATTGCTTCCGGGATAGGTTTTGAATCCACGGATTTGGAGTCAAATATCAAATTTATATCAGAAAAAACAAATACTAAGGCAATCTGTGTCACTTTAGGAAAACACGGTTCATTATTGTTATGGAATGGTAAGATGTATCAACACGGTGGTTACCCTGTAAAAGTGGCTGATACTGTTGGAGCCGGTGATTCTTTTCTGGCGAGTCTCATTTCCAAATTGTTATCAGACAACGACCCAGATGAAGCTCTTAATTTTGCAAGTGCTGTCGGTGCTTTGGTAGCCAGCTATTCGGGAGCTAACCCTAATCTTGAGAATGAAGAAATTGAAAGTTTCATGAAAGAGAGGGCTTTATGA
- a CDS encoding DUF3570 domain-containing protein, whose protein sequence is MKKVIISIIALFGFFNAKAQENTNTESSRKLSLDEINLVSSYYKQDGNNSAVTGGIGSEKLTDISNSIDVVLVNYDKKLRKNKYTLDVGIDHYTSASSDMIDLKANSSASHADTRIYPSLGWSRENETKGSTIMAGVSYSGEFDYQSIGANIGFSQKTPNKMGEFTAKFQAFLDQVKLIAPIELRTAGGENTGTSGRNTYALSLSYSQIINKNFQLELMTDAVQQTGYLSLPFHRVYFTDGSVHQEALPDKRFKLPLGLRANYFFGDKVIVRAYYRYYTDDWGLRSNTISLEAPVKISPFVSVSPFYRYYSQTGAKYFSPYQQHTAFDDFYTSNYDLSKFNSNFYGAGIRINPKNGLFGVERLNMLEIRYGHYTKSIGMKSDIISLNLRFK, encoded by the coding sequence ATGAAAAAAGTAATTATAAGCATCATTGCTCTGTTTGGATTCTTCAATGCTAAAGCACAGGAAAATACCAATACAGAATCATCGAGAAAACTAAGTTTGGATGAGATTAATCTAGTATCGAGTTATTATAAACAGGACGGAAATAATTCTGCAGTAACAGGCGGTATAGGATCAGAAAAACTCACCGATATTTCTAATTCCATAGATGTGGTCTTGGTAAATTATGACAAAAAATTAAGAAAGAACAAATATACTTTGGATGTTGGTATAGACCATTACACGTCTGCATCATCGGATATGATAGACCTCAAGGCTAATTCTTCCGCTTCTCATGCAGACACACGAATTTATCCTTCCTTAGGATGGAGCCGTGAGAATGAAACCAAAGGCAGCACAATTATGGCTGGTGTTTCATATTCCGGGGAGTTTGATTATCAATCGATTGGAGCGAATATAGGATTCTCCCAGAAAACGCCCAACAAGATGGGGGAATTCACTGCCAAATTTCAAGCCTTTCTGGATCAGGTAAAATTGATTGCTCCAATAGAATTGAGAACTGCAGGTGGCGAAAATACTGGAACCAGTGGTAGAAACACCTATGCGCTTTCTTTATCCTATTCTCAGATCATCAATAAGAATTTTCAATTGGAATTAATGACAGATGCCGTTCAGCAGACGGGTTATTTGAGTTTGCCATTCCACAGGGTTTATTTTACAGATGGGTCTGTACATCAGGAAGCTTTGCCGGATAAGCGATTCAAACTTCCTCTAGGATTGAGAGCCAATTATTTCTTTGGAGATAAGGTAATCGTAAGAGCCTATTATCGTTACTATACTGATGATTGGGGATTAAGATCTAATACGATCAGCTTAGAAGCGCCTGTGAAAATCTCACCTTTTGTATCGGTAAGTCCATTTTACAGATATTATTCTCAAACGGGTGCGAAATATTTTTCACCTTATCAGCAGCATACGGCTTTTGATGATTTTTATACGAGCAATTATGACCTTTCGAAATTCAACAGCAACTTTTACGGTGCAGGAATCCGTATCAATCCTAAGAATGGATTATTTGGTGTAGAAAGGCTCAATATGCTGGAAATAAGATACGGACATTATACCAAATCGATAGGAATGAAGTCGGATATTATTTCCTTAAATTTAAGGTTTAAATAA
- a CDS encoding helix-turn-helix domain-containing protein — protein sequence MEKPIRIKTISELHKLMGLPKPHHPLIELIDLSKQKKDTGIFAVLFDLYVITLKRGCDKLFYGQQQYDFDEGVMAFLSPGQILRGESDHIPENIDGWMLFIHPDFLWNTSLAKKIKQYDFFGYTINEALFLSDKEETMINGIVENIKNEYQTNIDQFSQDIIISHLETLLNYSERFYQRQFITRKKTNHQILDRLEVLLSDYFNSDDLVSKGLPTVQYISDHLNVSPTYLRSLLKTLTGLNTQQHIHEKLIEKAKEKLSTTDLTVSEIAYELGFEHMQSFSKLFKEKTSQSPLAFRAGFN from the coding sequence ATGGAAAAACCAATCCGAATAAAAACCATTTCTGAGTTACACAAATTAATGGGTTTGCCTAAACCGCATCATCCATTGATTGAACTCATTGATCTATCCAAACAAAAAAAGGATACAGGAATTTTTGCTGTACTATTTGATTTGTATGTGATTACTTTAAAAAGAGGTTGTGACAAATTGTTTTACGGACAGCAACAATATGATTTTGATGAGGGCGTAATGGCATTTTTATCGCCCGGACAAATTTTACGCGGAGAAAGTGATCATATTCCGGAAAATATAGACGGCTGGATGTTGTTTATCCATCCCGATTTTTTATGGAATACTTCTTTGGCTAAAAAAATAAAACAATACGATTTTTTTGGTTACACCATCAACGAAGCCCTGTTTTTATCGGATAAGGAAGAAACAATGATAAATGGTATTGTTGAAAACATCAAAAACGAATATCAAACAAACATCGACCAGTTTAGTCAGGACATCATCATTTCACATTTAGAAACTTTGTTGAATTATTCGGAACGGTTTTACCAACGACAATTCATTACCCGTAAAAAAACGAACCATCAAATCCTCGACCGGTTGGAAGTATTACTTTCAGATTATTTCAACAGTGATGATTTGGTTTCAAAGGGATTGCCAACCGTTCAATACATTTCGGATCACTTAAATGTGTCGCCAACCTATCTGCGAAGTTTACTTAAAACATTGACAGGCTTGAATACGCAACAGCACATTCACGAAAAACTGATTGAAAAAGCAAAGGAAAAATTGTCAACAACTGATTTAACGGTAAGTGAAATTGCTTATGAATTAGGTTTTGAGCATATGCAATCGTTCAGCAAATTGTTTAAAGAAAAGACCAGTCAAAGCCCGTTGGCGTTCAGGGCTGGTTTTAATTAG
- a CDS encoding DUF4266 domain-containing protein, with the protein MMGISVFFTLSSLHSCSTVKEYEKSKLNDAEMVLGNRTIEKTELSFQSYREGSSGANAGKVGGGCGCN; encoded by the coding sequence ATGATGGGCATATCTGTCTTTTTTACACTTTCATCACTACATTCCTGCTCAACGGTAAAAGAATATGAAAAAAGCAAACTCAACGATGCCGAAATGGTTCTGGGCAACCGAACGATTGAAAAAACAGAACTCAGTTTCCAGTCTTATCGCGAAGGCTCTTCAGGCGCTAATGCAGGTAAAGTTGGCGGTGGCTGCGGATGCAATTAG
- a CDS encoding FAD:protein FMN transferase has protein sequence MLKEFRKSQKLMGNIFEITVVDDSEAIAFEHIEAAISEIQRIEKLLTTYSDDSQTNLINTNAGIQPIKVDSEVFQLIERSLRISDITDGYFDISYGGIDKTFWNFDREMKHLPNPELVKEHLKLVNYKNILLNPGNQSVFLKEKGMRIGFGGIGKGYAAEMAKKILQQRGIVSGVVNASGDLTTWGSQADGKPWTIGIADPDNAALPFSYMNITNTSVATSGNYEKFVMIEDKKYSHTINPKTGMPVSGIKSVTIICPNAEIADAMATPVTIMGIDAAIGLVNQINHLECIIIDDDNNIHSSKNINFK, from the coding sequence ATGTTGAAAGAGTTTCGCAAATCCCAAAAACTGATGGGGAATATCTTCGAGATCACTGTTGTGGATGACAGTGAAGCAATTGCTTTTGAACATATCGAAGCCGCAATTTCAGAAATCCAGCGGATTGAGAAATTGCTCACGACTTACAGCGATGATAGCCAGACTAATTTGATTAATACAAATGCAGGAATACAACCAATAAAAGTTGATTCAGAAGTTTTTCAGTTAATCGAAAGAAGTCTTAGGATCAGCGATATTACAGATGGTTATTTTGACATTTCTTATGGTGGAATCGATAAAACATTCTGGAATTTTGACAGAGAAATGAAGCATCTTCCCAACCCAGAATTGGTAAAAGAACATCTGAAACTCGTTAATTACAAAAATATCCTTTTAAATCCTGGAAACCAATCAGTTTTTTTGAAAGAGAAAGGAATGAGAATTGGTTTTGGTGGTATCGGGAAAGGATACGCTGCCGAAATGGCAAAAAAAATTCTTCAGCAAAGAGGTATCGTTTCGGGTGTGGTAAACGCTTCCGGCGATCTCACAACTTGGGGATCACAAGCCGACGGAAAACCTTGGACCATCGGAATCGCGGATCCGGACAATGCTGCTCTTCCTTTCTCTTATATGAACATTACCAATACTTCTGTTGCAACTTCCGGTAATTACGAAAAATTTGTAATGATAGAAGATAAGAAGTATTCGCATACCATCAATCCAAAAACAGGAATGCCGGTTTCGGGAATCAAAAGCGTTACGATAATTTGTCCGAACGCCGAGATTGCCGATGCGATGGCAACGCCAGTTACTATTATGGGAATTGATGCCGCAATCGGTCTCGTCAACCAGATCAACCATTTGGAATGTATCATTATCGATGATGACAACAACATTCATTCATCAAAAAACATCAATTTCAAATAA
- a CDS encoding Crp/Fnr family transcriptional regulator produces MEKLIEYILHFGNLNQQQIDFIKSKATELELKKDDYFSEAGKIPKYIGFVLEGVFRFCYYNNKGEEITYYFISENSFVSDQQKFDAQAAATDYIQAVTDCKMLVFSKKDWDEILNTILDWDKIAAKITHKCLTEAMDRRSPLVSEDGTTRYLSFLEKYPMLINRVPLSLVASYLGVTQQSLSRIRKNIR; encoded by the coding sequence ATGGAAAAATTAATTGAATATATACTGCATTTTGGCAATTTGAACCAACAGCAAATCGACTTTATCAAAAGCAAGGCAACGGAATTGGAACTGAAAAAAGATGATTATTTTTCCGAAGCAGGAAAAATTCCCAAATACATTGGTTTTGTTTTGGAAGGCGTTTTTCGTTTTTGCTATTACAATAATAAGGGCGAAGAAATCACTTATTATTTTATTAGCGAAAACAGTTTTGTTTCAGACCAGCAAAAATTTGATGCACAGGCAGCAGCAACTGATTACATCCAAGCTGTGACCGATTGTAAAATGCTTGTGTTTTCTAAAAAAGATTGGGACGAAATTTTAAATACAATTCTGGATTGGGATAAGATTGCTGCTAAAATAACACACAAATGTTTAACGGAAGCGATGGACAGAAGAAGTCCGTTAGTCTCAGAAGACGGAACTACCCGTTACCTGTCATTCCTCGAAAAATATCCAATGCTGATCAATCGTGTTCCGCTTTCACTGGTCGCTTCGTACTTGGGCGTTACCCAACAATCGTTGAGTAGAATCAGAAAAAACATCCGCTAA
- a CDS encoding helix-turn-helix domain-containing protein encodes MKKDKNIPYHYNSLTELHRMLGLPKPLHPLISFFDNTNKKIDYSNIADLRTSAFYKISYKSNLTGQLKYGQHYYDFDEGGLFFVSPNQVTANSDNNGDQSGYTLLIHPDFLLTYPLANKIKQYGFFSYSADEALHLSDKEKDTIISIFKNIDEELQSRIDDFSQDVMISQIETLLNYSNRFYKRQFITRKQVNNDLLQKMEKILEELFKDENLSIKGIPTVQYLSESLRLSPSYLSDMLRSLTGQNAQQHIQNKIIEKAKEKLSTSDLSISEIAYELGFEYSQSFSRLFKAKTSQSPLEFRSSFN; translated from the coding sequence ATGAAAAAGGACAAAAATATTCCTTACCATTACAATTCACTTACAGAATTGCATCGGATGCTTGGGTTACCTAAACCCTTGCACCCGTTGATTAGTTTTTTCGACAATACCAATAAAAAGATAGATTACAGCAACATCGCAGACCTGCGAACTTCAGCATTTTATAAGATCTCTTATAAATCAAATCTTACAGGACAGTTAAAATACGGGCAACATTATTATGACTTTGATGAAGGCGGATTGTTTTTTGTATCGCCCAATCAGGTTACTGCAAATAGCGACAACAACGGCGACCAATCTGGTTATACTTTACTGATTCATCCCGACTTTTTATTGACTTATCCTTTAGCAAATAAGATAAAGCAATATGGCTTTTTCTCTTATTCTGCGGATGAAGCCTTGCATCTTTCAGATAAAGAAAAAGACACCATTATTTCTATTTTCAAAAATATTGATGAAGAATTGCAAAGCAGAATCGATGATTTTAGTCAAGATGTAATGATCTCACAAATAGAAACTTTGCTCAATTACAGCAATCGATTTTACAAGAGACAATTCATCACTCGAAAACAAGTAAATAACGACCTGTTACAAAAAATGGAGAAAATTTTGGAAGAACTGTTTAAAGATGAAAATCTATCCATCAAAGGTATTCCGACAGTTCAGTATCTTTCCGAAAGCCTCCGTCTTTCGCCAAGCTATTTGAGTGATATGTTACGTTCTTTAACAGGGCAAAATGCACAGCAACATATTCAAAACAAGATTATTGAAAAAGCAAAAGAAAAATTATCTACTTCTGATTTATCGATTTCAGAAATAGCTTATGAATTAGGGTTTGAATATTCTCAATCTTTCAGTCGCTTATTTAAAGCCAAAACCAGTCAAAGCCCGCTTGAGTTTAGGTCTAGTTTCAATTAG
- a CDS encoding AraC family transcriptional regulator → MQIAPTKELLPYIKHYLFLESEGTASKKLRLFSDGNTGMVLTFRGNLISSTHSTSTLNYPNSFLYGQISMFRDLYLAEKTSIIIIVFQPYGFNHLLGISANEIREGIIATEDIFGSKDSLLYEKLSEPSYLETKIQILNAFFIKQAAKKNLSNQNLIHPTLNYIMKNKGAVTVNHLVKYTGYSERHIERIFNECIGLNPKKFGNIVKLHFFLNLLKYKSRQSNITDLCYEAGYADQSHLIKEFKKYTGITPTQYLNNTNRLAINFLEIKSNEIPMSDLYNL, encoded by the coding sequence ATGCAGATAGCACCAACAAAAGAACTATTACCTTACATCAAACACTATCTTTTTTTAGAGAGTGAAGGGACTGCATCAAAAAAACTGCGCTTGTTCTCAGATGGTAACACTGGTATGGTTCTGACTTTTAGAGGCAATCTTATTTCAAGCACCCATAGCACTAGTACTTTAAATTATCCAAATTCGTTTTTGTATGGACAGATTAGTATGTTTAGAGATTTGTATTTGGCAGAAAAAACATCAATAATTATTATAGTTTTTCAACCTTATGGTTTCAATCATTTATTGGGAATATCTGCGAATGAAATACGAGAAGGCATTATTGCGACAGAAGATATATTTGGGAGCAAGGATTCATTGCTTTATGAAAAATTATCTGAACCATCCTATTTAGAAACAAAAATACAAATCCTAAATGCTTTTTTTATTAAACAGGCTGCTAAAAAAAATCTTTCAAACCAAAACCTTATTCATCCAACATTAAATTATATTATGAAAAACAAAGGTGCAGTTACTGTAAATCATCTGGTAAAATATACTGGTTATTCAGAAAGGCACATCGAAAGAATTTTTAATGAGTGCATTGGTTTAAATCCAAAAAAGTTTGGAAACATTGTAAAGTTGCATTTCTTTTTGAACCTACTCAAGTACAAGTCAAGACAAAGCAATATTACCGATCTGTGTTATGAAGCCGGGTATGCAGACCAATCACATTTAATCAAAGAATTTAAAAAATATACAGGCATAACTCCAACTCAATATTTAAATAACACCAATAGATTAGCAATAAATTTTTTGGAAATAAAATCTAATGAGATTCCGATGTCGGATTTGTACAATTTATAG
- a CDS encoding SDR family oxidoreductase, which yields MKKALITGANKGIGLEVAKQLLQKGYYVYLGSRDLKNGKEAVEKLKNEGLENVELLEIDVTNQDSVNNARIELGKKTQVLDVLINNAGINGIEFNDGKPVMHTATETDVDVYKKVYEVNVYGVVRVTQAFLDLLRNSSAPRIVNVSSSQGSLTLHSDPNFIHYNFKGSVYQSSKSALNMYTIVLAYELKNLPFKVNAVSPGSTKTDFNHNLGQGSVVDAGNRIVKYAIIGEDGPTGKFFSEDMNTDTGEIPW from the coding sequence ATGAAAAAGGCATTAATTACAGGAGCGAACAAAGGCATTGGTTTAGAGGTCGCAAAACAATTGTTACAAAAAGGGTATTATGTTTATCTGGGTAGCAGAGATTTAAAAAATGGTAAAGAAGCCGTCGAAAAATTAAAAAATGAAGGGCTCGAAAATGTTGAATTGTTAGAAATAGATGTTACGAATCAGGATTCAGTAAACAATGCCCGCATTGAATTGGGCAAGAAAACACAGGTACTGGATGTACTGATCAATAATGCCGGTATCAATGGAATAGAATTTAACGATGGCAAACCTGTAATGCATACTGCAACAGAAACGGACGTAGATGTTTACAAGAAAGTTTATGAGGTAAATGTATATGGCGTGGTAAGAGTTACACAGGCTTTTTTAGATTTATTGCGAAATTCATCAGCACCCAGAATTGTCAATGTAAGTTCAAGCCAGGGCTCGCTCACTTTACACAGCGATCCAAATTTTATTCATTACAACTTTAAAGGCTCGGTATATCAATCTTCAAAATCAGCCTTAAATATGTACACCATTGTTTTAGCGTATGAGCTGAAGAACTTGCCCTTTAAGGTAAATGCAGTTAGCCCGGGTTCTACAAAGACAGATTTTAACCATAATTTGGGGCAAGGTTCTGTTGTAGATGCCGGTAACAGAATTGTAAAATATGCCATCATTGGCGAAGACGGACCGACAGGTAAATTTTTCTCTGAAGATATGAATACGGATACCGGCGAAATTCCGTGGTAG
- a CDS encoding nitrilase family protein, with product MDNIKISTAQFEAKNDDKAYNLSVIEKLAKKASEEGSDVIAFHECSITGYTFARHLNKAQMLDLAEFIPNGDSTQKLIEIASKYNIVILAGLFEKDENENLYKPYICVDKNGLIAKHRKIHPFINPNLTPGKGYTIFEIKGWKCGILICYDNNIIENVRATTLLGADIIFMPHVTMCTPSTRPGAGFVDPKLWENREADPTSLRLEFDGMKGRAWLMKWLPARAYDNGIYAVFSNPIGMDDDQLKNGCSMIIDPYGDILAECRSFDDSYVTATITPEKLVNAGGNRYIKARRPDLYRDILGKDHDPEQKVIWLNSDEKE from the coding sequence GTGGACAACATTAAAATCTCAACCGCCCAATTTGAAGCTAAAAATGATGACAAAGCCTACAATTTATCAGTCATTGAAAAACTTGCCAAGAAAGCATCCGAAGAAGGTTCCGATGTCATTGCCTTTCATGAATGTTCTATCACCGGTTACACCTTTGCAAGGCATCTTAACAAAGCACAAATGCTAGATCTGGCCGAATTCATTCCCAATGGTGATAGCACACAAAAACTAATAGAGATTGCCTCCAAATATAACATCGTAATTTTAGCCGGACTGTTTGAAAAGGATGAAAATGAAAATTTATACAAGCCATACATCTGTGTAGATAAAAATGGGTTAATTGCAAAACATCGTAAAATACATCCTTTCATAAATCCAAATTTAACTCCAGGGAAAGGCTATACAATTTTTGAGATCAAAGGCTGGAAATGTGGCATTTTGATCTGCTACGACAATAACATCATTGAAAATGTAAGAGCGACAACGCTATTGGGTGCAGATATCATTTTTATGCCACACGTAACGATGTGTACACCCTCTACCCGACCAGGAGCCGGCTTTGTCGATCCCAAGTTATGGGAAAACCGCGAAGCTGACCCAACTTCATTACGTTTGGAATTTGACGGTATGAAAGGTAGAGCCTGGCTAATGAAATGGTTGCCGGCAAGAGCGTATGACAATGGGATATATGCGGTATTCTCAAATCCAATCGGAATGGACGATGATCAATTGAAAAATGGATGTTCAATGATCATCGATCCATATGGCGATATTCTTGCAGAATGTCGTTCATTTGACGACAGCTATGTGACAGCAACCATTACTCCCGAAAAACTTGTTAATGCAGGTGGGAATCGTTATATAAAAGCCAGAAGACCAGATTTGTACCGAGACATTTTAGGGAAAGATCACGATCCGGAACAAAAAGTAATTTGGTTGAACTCGGACGAAAAAGAATAA